From Geomonas agri, one genomic window encodes:
- a CDS encoding DEAD/DEAH box helicase, translating to MPPPVLRHFHPLIQQWFIEKVGDPTDVQLRAWDEISRERHVLVTAPTGSGKTLAAFLWAINQLVTGAWSRGQTKVLYVSPLKALNNDVRRNLLAPLHQLREFFAAHGEEFPTITVQTRSGDTPGDERRRMLRHPPEILITTPESLNIMVTSKGSRATLTGVATVILDEIHAVAGDKRGTHLITAVERLTLLSGEFQRIALSATVRPLETVADFVAGLRLVGQRYQPRPISLVRGEQEKRFELEISAPATVLSGADEEFWPALVDRFTDIITRHRSTLFFANSRRTTEKVTRLINELSGEELAYSHHGSLSREIRLAVEERLKRGELKAIVATNSLELGIDIGKLDSVVLIQTPRSISSAIQRIGRSGHGVGEVSSGKLFPTYGMDFVCAAVIAHAIAEGEIEELHPVEAPLDLLAQIVLAMALPEQWHLDELHDFLKCSYPYRNLTRQQFDLVIGMLEGKYADSHVPELRPRVTVDRLEETIATRPALSMLVYLEGGTIPERGYYELRLKESGAKIGELDEEFVWERRLGDTFALGAQVWQITEISHSTVLVVPARKSQQIIPFWRAEELDRDFYYSEKISSFLESCNQRLGRQDLVDELMRRHFMDEGAAKALEHYLELQREATGAPLPHRHHLLLEHFRDPVGGAETEQIILHTLWGNAVNRPFTFALVAAWERRYGYPLQAFYNNDGIALLLPHEMEQLDEILDLVTPDNIEPLLRESLEGTGYFGARFRENAGRALLLTRSNFKRRMPLWLNRLRSRKLLASVLRYRDFPVLLETWRSALKDDFDLPNLKRLLEEIQDGSIEVTAVHTTQASPFAKGLIWQQTNKYVYEDDTLGGGRKSSLGSDFLKELALSPHLRPHLPLELVRQFQEKQQRLAPGYAPDSAREMIDWVKERLLVPLTEWPDLLRAIAREGGPGTEELLPQVAERLVLMELPGAAAPLVAALEMIPEIAEGLGRSREEIGITPLIAALGLPVLLQQSLDRLWQRNAAEAEAGDEDEPGAARVMGRWLGYYGPVQLTVLQQTLGLEEGLLRDALQSLEESGAVLVDQFTEGGEEPQVCDAVNLEALLRMLRRSRRPIFQALDLAQLPLFLAQFQGIVQRGGTPDDLRDRLEQLLGTPLPVGLWEEDVLPARLAPYLGAWLDSLMQSSDLLWFGCGPKRLSFAFPEDLDLFLDQDEGETAATAPEHPALIPDDRGHYNLSAICSIAGVTATTATTELWQEAWRGEVSNDSFAAVRKGILNRFELPQGDSGHRHPLHGRHPRRLPGSRWSRAQEGVGNWFLLPRPHVEVDVLEKEERNKDRVRVLLERYGILFRELLMRELPSLQWGRLFRTLRIMEMSGELIAGNFFAGIPGLQFVSQEAYRQLERGLPQDEIFWINAADPASLCGSGLDGLREALPSRIPSTHLVYHGPRLVLISRRYGKELEFRADSDDPELENYLGLFRTLVGRDFNPLKRITVERINGEAAKDSLYAEVLRRFGFQESYTGLEYWRQYP from the coding sequence ATGCCGCCACCCGTACTGAGACATTTCCACCCGCTGATCCAGCAATGGTTCATCGAGAAAGTGGGCGACCCCACCGATGTCCAGTTGCGCGCGTGGGATGAAATCAGCCGTGAACGCCACGTCCTGGTCACCGCGCCGACCGGCAGCGGCAAGACGCTGGCCGCCTTTTTGTGGGCCATCAACCAGCTGGTCACCGGCGCCTGGTCCCGCGGCCAAACCAAGGTGCTCTATGTCTCTCCCCTGAAAGCACTCAACAACGACGTGCGCCGCAACCTGCTCGCCCCACTGCATCAACTGCGCGAGTTCTTCGCGGCCCACGGGGAGGAGTTCCCTACCATCACCGTCCAAACCAGGAGCGGCGACACCCCCGGCGACGAACGGCGCAGGATGCTGCGTCACCCCCCCGAGATCCTGATCACCACCCCGGAAAGCCTCAACATCATGGTCACCTCCAAGGGGAGCAGGGCAACCCTCACCGGCGTGGCCACCGTCATCCTGGACGAAATCCATGCCGTCGCCGGCGACAAGCGCGGCACCCACCTGATCACCGCCGTGGAAAGACTCACGCTGTTAAGCGGCGAGTTCCAGCGTATCGCCCTCTCTGCCACGGTGCGGCCACTGGAGACGGTGGCCGACTTCGTGGCTGGGCTGCGTCTGGTCGGCCAGCGCTACCAGCCGCGCCCGATCTCGCTGGTCCGTGGAGAACAGGAAAAGCGCTTCGAACTGGAGATCAGCGCGCCTGCAACCGTGCTTTCCGGTGCTGATGAGGAATTCTGGCCCGCCTTAGTGGATCGCTTCACCGACATCATCACCAGGCACCGCTCCACCCTTTTCTTCGCCAACAGCAGGAGGACCACCGAGAAGGTGACCCGGCTCATCAACGAGCTCTCGGGGGAAGAGCTTGCCTATTCGCACCACGGCTCGCTGTCCCGCGAGATCCGGCTCGCAGTCGAGGAGCGACTGAAACGCGGCGAACTAAAGGCGATCGTCGCCACCAACTCGCTAGAACTCGGCATCGACATCGGCAAACTGGACAGCGTGGTCCTGATCCAGACCCCGCGCTCCATATCTTCGGCCATTCAGCGCATCGGCCGCTCCGGGCACGGCGTCGGCGAAGTGAGTAGCGGCAAGCTGTTTCCCACCTACGGCATGGACTTCGTCTGCGCCGCCGTCATCGCGCACGCCATCGCCGAGGGAGAGATCGAGGAACTGCACCCGGTGGAGGCGCCCCTGGACCTGCTGGCCCAGATCGTTCTCGCCATGGCGCTCCCGGAACAGTGGCATCTGGACGAGCTCCACGATTTCCTGAAGTGCAGCTACCCGTACCGCAACCTGACCCGACAGCAGTTCGACCTGGTGATCGGCATGCTGGAAGGAAAGTACGCCGACTCGCACGTGCCCGAGTTGCGCCCGCGCGTCACGGTGGACCGCCTGGAGGAAACCATCGCCACCCGCCCTGCCCTCTCCATGCTGGTCTACCTGGAGGGGGGGACCATACCGGAGCGAGGCTATTACGAGCTGCGCCTGAAGGAGAGCGGCGCCAAGATCGGCGAACTGGACGAGGAATTCGTGTGGGAGAGAAGGCTCGGCGACACCTTTGCGCTCGGCGCCCAAGTCTGGCAAATCACTGAGATCAGCCACAGCACCGTGCTGGTTGTCCCGGCCCGCAAGTCTCAGCAGATCATTCCATTCTGGCGCGCCGAGGAGCTGGACCGCGACTTCTACTACTCAGAGAAAATCTCCTCGTTCCTCGAATCCTGCAACCAACGGCTGGGACGGCAGGATCTGGTCGACGAACTGATGCGGCGCCATTTCATGGACGAGGGGGCGGCCAAGGCACTGGAGCATTATCTCGAGCTGCAAAGGGAAGCGACCGGCGCTCCCCTGCCCCACCGCCACCACCTGCTGCTGGAACATTTCCGCGATCCCGTGGGCGGCGCGGAGACCGAGCAGATTATCCTGCACACCCTGTGGGGCAACGCCGTAAACCGCCCCTTCACCTTCGCACTGGTCGCGGCGTGGGAGCGGCGCTACGGCTACCCGCTGCAGGCCTTCTACAACAACGACGGCATCGCCCTGCTGCTCCCCCACGAAATGGAGCAACTGGACGAGATCCTCGACCTGGTAACGCCCGACAATATCGAGCCCCTGCTCAGGGAATCGCTGGAAGGGACCGGCTACTTCGGCGCCCGTTTCCGCGAGAACGCCGGCCGCGCGCTGCTTCTTACGCGGAGCAACTTCAAGAGAAGGATGCCGTTGTGGCTGAACCGCCTCCGCTCCAGGAAACTCCTCGCCTCCGTGCTGCGCTACCGCGATTTCCCCGTTCTCTTGGAGACCTGGCGCTCCGCGCTCAAGGACGACTTCGACCTCCCCAACCTGAAGCGGCTCCTTGAGGAGATCCAGGACGGCAGCATCGAGGTCACGGCCGTGCACACCACGCAAGCCTCCCCCTTCGCCAAGGGGCTGATCTGGCAGCAGACCAACAAGTACGTCTACGAGGACGACACACTGGGGGGCGGCCGGAAGTCCTCCCTCGGCAGCGATTTCCTCAAAGAGCTCGCGCTCTCCCCGCACTTGCGCCCGCACCTTCCCCTCGAACTGGTGCGCCAGTTCCAGGAGAAACAGCAGCGGCTCGCGCCGGGATACGCCCCCGATTCTGCCCGCGAAATGATCGACTGGGTCAAGGAAAGGTTGCTGGTCCCGCTCACGGAATGGCCGGATTTGTTGCGGGCGATTGCCCGTGAAGGCGGCCCCGGCACAGAGGAGCTGCTGCCTCAGGTCGCCGAGCGGCTGGTGCTCATGGAGTTGCCCGGCGCGGCGGCCCCGCTGGTCGCAGCGCTGGAGATGATCCCGGAAATAGCGGAGGGACTGGGAAGAAGCAGGGAAGAAATAGGCATTACGCCGCTGATTGCAGCCCTGGGTCTGCCCGTGCTGCTGCAGCAGTCGCTCGACAGGCTTTGGCAACGAAACGCAGCGGAGGCGGAGGCCGGTGACGAAGATGAACCCGGTGCGGCGAGGGTGATGGGACGGTGGCTTGGCTACTACGGCCCGGTGCAACTGACTGTGCTGCAGCAGACCCTCGGGCTTGAAGAGGGTCTGCTGCGCGACGCGCTGCAAAGTTTGGAGGAATCGGGTGCTGTCCTCGTGGATCAGTTCACCGAGGGGGGAGAAGAGCCGCAGGTTTGCGACGCGGTGAACCTGGAGGCGTTACTGCGGATGCTGCGCAGGTCGAGAAGACCGATCTTCCAGGCGCTGGACCTTGCCCAACTCCCGCTGTTCCTCGCCCAATTCCAGGGGATCGTGCAACGTGGGGGCACTCCTGACGACCTACGGGACCGGCTTGAGCAACTGCTCGGCACCCCGTTGCCAGTGGGGCTTTGGGAAGAAGATGTCCTGCCGGCCCGCCTTGCCCCCTATCTCGGCGCCTGGCTGGACAGCCTGATGCAAAGCAGCGACCTGCTCTGGTTCGGCTGCGGCCCGAAGCGGCTCAGCTTCGCCTTCCCCGAGGACCTCGATCTGTTTCTGGACCAGGATGAAGGCGAGACGGCGGCAACGGCACCGGAACACCCGGCACTGATTCCCGATGACCGGGGGCACTACAACCTGAGTGCGATCTGTTCCATAGCGGGAGTCACGGCGACAACTGCGACGACGGAGCTTTGGCAGGAAGCCTGGCGGGGAGAGGTGAGCAACGATTCCTTCGCCGCGGTGCGCAAGGGAATCCTGAACCGTTTCGAACTGCCGCAGGGAGATTCGGGGCACCGCCACCCGCTGCACGGCCGGCACCCCCGACGGCTACCCGGCAGCCGTTGGAGCCGCGCCCAGGAAGGCGTTGGCAACTGGTTCCTCCTCCCCCGACCACACGTGGAAGTCGATGTTTTGGAAAAGGAGGAACGGAACAAGGATCGCGTGCGGGTGCTGCTGGAGCGCTACGGCATCCTGTTCAGGGAACTTTTGATGCGGGAACTCCCCTCCCTGCAGTGGGGCCGATTGTTCAGAACCTTGCGCATCATGGAGATGTCGGGGGAACTCATCGCCGGCAACTTCTTCGCCGGCATACCGGGCCTGCAGTTTGTCTCGCAGGAGGCGTACCGGCAGTTGGAGCGCGGCCTGCCCCAAGATGAGATCTTCTGGATCAATGCCGCCGATCCCGCCTCGCTGTGCGGCAGCGGCCTGGACGGGCTGCGCGAAGCGCTTCCCTCCCGGATTCCGTCCACCCACCTGGTCTACCACGGCCCGCGCCTGGTTCTTATTTCAAGGCGCTACGGCAAAGAACTCGAATTCCGGGCGGATTCGGACGATCCCGAACTCGAGAACTACCTCGGCTTGTTCAGAACCTTGGTCGGCCGCGACTTCAACCCCTTGAAGCGCATCACCGTGGAACGGATCAACGGTGAAGCCGCCAAGGATTCGCTCTATGCCGAAGTCCTCAGGCGTTTCGGCTTCCAAGAATCCTACACCGGGCTCGAATACTGGCGCCAGTACCCGTAG